One stretch of Desulfocurvibacter africanus subsp. africanus DSM 2603 DNA includes these proteins:
- a CDS encoding SurA N-terminal domain-containing protein, with product MRTMILNPYLYLQKTAVDLNSSFYWRGIPAQVLLVTCALMLACLPARATEIVDRIVAVVNGQVITSYDLDRELAPYLMQLSGRKLNAQDEQQLTVVRKKLLDRLVDDILLLMEAKRLNLEVNDTEVENHIRQFRQSNSMTEEDLGRQLQRENMTREEYKRNIRESMLRHRVLSFMVRRKVLVTDEEILRYYDEHKSDYTQAKEVELGLILLPPNEDSDGLVQRLGKAEISFEEAARKYSKGPGAQSGGSIGRLKWSELASQWREALAQIHPGEISEPFSIDGNKAILKLKAIIPGKERSLDEVREEIRQKLYDPKYAVQYAEYMQDLKTKAIVDIRF from the coding sequence ATGAGGACGATGATCTTGAATCCATACCTGTACCTGCAAAAAACGGCAGTTGACTTGAACTCATCATTTTATTGGAGAGGGATTCCCGCCCAGGTGTTGCTTGTCACCTGTGCCCTTATGCTGGCTTGCCTTCCCGCGCGCGCGACCGAGATCGTGGACAGGATCGTCGCCGTGGTCAATGGCCAAGTCATCACTTCATATGATCTCGACCGGGAACTCGCACCCTACCTCATGCAGCTAAGTGGCCGAAAGCTCAACGCACAGGACGAGCAACAGCTTACCGTAGTACGCAAGAAGCTTTTGGACAGGCTCGTGGACGACATCCTCCTGCTCATGGAAGCGAAACGACTGAACTTAGAGGTGAACGACACGGAAGTGGAGAATCACATCCGCCAGTTCAGGCAGTCCAACAGCATGACGGAAGAGGATTTGGGCCGGCAGCTGCAGCGCGAGAACATGACGCGCGAAGAGTACAAACGTAACATCAGGGAGAGCATGCTGCGCCACAGGGTTCTCTCGTTTATGGTTCGCCGGAAAGTTCTTGTGACGGACGAGGAGATTCTGCGCTATTATGATGAGCATAAAAGCGATTACACCCAGGCTAAGGAAGTCGAGCTCGGTCTGATTCTGCTTCCGCCAAACGAGGACTCGGATGGACTAGTGCAGCGGCTCGGTAAGGCTGAAATCAGCTTCGAGGAGGCAGCCAGGAAATATTCAAAGGGTCCTGGTGCCCAGAGCGGCGGAAGTATCGGCAGACTCAAGTGGTCGGAGTTGGCTTCCCAATGGCGCGAGGCGCTGGCCCAGATCCACCCGGGCGAAATAAGCGAGCCTTTCAGCATTGACGGCAATAAGGCCATTCTTAAGCTCAAGGCTATCATTCCGGGCAAGGAACGCTCCTTGGATGAGGTCAGGGAAGAGATTCGCCAGAAGCTTTACGATCCCAAGTATGCCGTCCAATATGCTGAGTACATGCAGGATCTCAAGACAAAAGCAATCGTCGATATACGTTTTTGA
- a CDS encoding helix-turn-helix domain-containing protein, translated as MELREIGTMLREERERRGLVLEDIAQQTRISLSSLQGIESGLSELLPHPVYAKGFIKVYGQYLGMDLSEALSDFATGTTSGQYRPVYRQAVPDREEDHPEVRSLRTGNRMSVAAFALLVVAAGATYWYFSHTAGSAPATRPAESQELETQLVPTAPVDAPDESAFEPEAVVSVGSESTAAQLVEAAPAAAVEPSVAAIVQPEPVQPAPVETPKPATPSQPAQAPLASPAPQARAAEDQPAASSILVVQARETCWLQATHADGTVREYMLQPGGRARLNFNGSLSLMLGNAGGVDLVLNGQPYALNAQPGQVRRLTLP; from the coding sequence ATGGAGCTGCGCGAGATTGGAACCATGTTGCGCGAGGAACGCGAGAGACGCGGCTTGGTGCTGGAAGATATCGCTCAGCAGACGAGGATCAGCCTCTCCAGCCTGCAAGGAATTGAGAGCGGCTTGAGCGAGCTGCTTCCGCATCCGGTCTATGCCAAGGGATTTATAAAAGTTTACGGCCAATATTTGGGAATGGACCTGAGCGAAGCCTTGAGTGATTTTGCAACCGGCACAACCAGCGGCCAGTATCGACCAGTGTATCGCCAGGCTGTGCCTGATAGGGAGGAGGACCATCCCGAGGTGCGCTCCCTGCGTACGGGCAATCGCATGAGTGTGGCCGCATTCGCCCTGCTTGTGGTCGCCGCTGGCGCTACCTATTGGTACTTTTCCCACACAGCGGGAAGCGCACCGGCGACACGGCCGGCCGAGTCTCAGGAGCTGGAAACGCAGCTGGTTCCGACTGCACCAGTGGATGCACCCGACGAATCCGCATTCGAACCGGAAGCCGTGGTAAGCGTCGGGTCCGAATCCACGGCAGCCCAACTTGTTGAAGCCGCTCCGGCCGCAGCCGTTGAGCCAAGCGTTGCAGCTATCGTCCAACCGGAGCCGGTTCAACCTGCTCCGGTCGAGACGCCGAAGCCGGCGACTCCGTCCCAACCGGCTCAGGCCCCGCTTGCCAGCCCAGCTCCCCAGGCTCGGGCGGCCGAGGATCAGCCTGCCGCAAGCAGCATCCTCGTGGTGCAGGCCCGCGAAACGTGCTGGCTGCAGGCGACGCACGCTGACGGAACCGTGCGCGAGTATATGCTGCAGCCCGGCGGACGTGCACGTCTGAACTTTAACGGGTCGCTTAGCCTCATGCTTGGAAACGCCGGTGGCGTGGATCTTGTTCTCAATGGCCAGCCCTACGCTCTGAATGCTCAACCAGGCCAGGTGCGGCGGCTGACGCTGCCTTAG
- the recO gene encoding DNA repair protein RecO, with protein MEFTEHGLILKVGRFREYDQWVRLLTPTRGILTAFAFGGSRSRRRFCGCLDALNLVLFKARSSRNMAYLQLEESTLLSGYPRLKANLPTLGMAANCIKFLQAFQLGVDTSRAVYDLTLATLEALDDGGEDQDFWPLFFRAAVAFESGFAPDFKSCHLCGKNIEQIPSPVFCVERGSVSCQVCRPSTGLALPASRGTMRLLSHLQATGPREWRSLRVVSEIRSECYEIVDKYVQYHLGLRQNERGFHRE; from the coding sequence ATGGAATTCACCGAGCATGGACTTATTCTCAAAGTCGGTCGCTTCCGGGAATACGACCAGTGGGTGCGCCTGCTGACACCCACCAGAGGCATTCTGACGGCCTTTGCCTTTGGCGGAAGCCGCAGTCGGCGGCGTTTTTGCGGTTGCCTTGATGCGCTCAACCTCGTGCTTTTCAAGGCCCGCTCAAGCCGCAACATGGCATATCTCCAGCTTGAGGAAAGCACGCTTTTGAGCGGTTATCCTCGGCTCAAGGCGAATTTGCCAACGCTGGGCATGGCTGCCAACTGCATCAAGTTCCTGCAGGCCTTCCAGCTTGGAGTCGACACCAGCAGGGCCGTCTACGATCTCACCTTGGCGACGCTCGAGGCACTGGATGATGGCGGGGAGGATCAAGATTTTTGGCCGCTTTTCTTCCGCGCCGCCGTGGCCTTTGAGAGCGGATTTGCTCCTGATTTCAAGTCTTGCCATCTTTGCGGCAAGAATATAGAGCAAATCCCTTCGCCCGTCTTCTGCGTGGAGAGGGGTAGTGTATCCTGCCAAGTGTGCAGGCCGTCCACGGGGCTTGCCTTGCCGGCGAGTAGGGGCACCATGCGCCTTCTCTCTCATCTCCAAGCCACGGGTCCGCGGGAGTGGAGAAGCCTGCGGGTGGTTTCCGAAATCCGCTCAGAGTGCTACGAGATAGTGGACAAGTATGTGCAGTACCATTTGGGCCTGCGTCAGAACGAGCGTGGATTCCATCGGGAGTGA
- the glyQ gene encoding glycine--tRNA ligase subunit alpha: protein MTFQEVILRLQQFWSDYGCVIGQPFDVEVGAGTFNPHTFFRVIGPEPWKVAYVEPSRRPTDGRYGENPNRLQHYYQFQVILKPSPDDVQDIYLASLAALGIDTAAHDIRFVEDNWESPTLGAWGLGWEVWLNGMEVTQFTYFQQTGGIDLHPVSVEITYGLERLSMYLQGKESVYDLDWNKTVKYGQVHHQNEVEQSKYNFEFSDAGMLFGLFSSYEGECLRLCEVGLPWPAYDYCLKCSHAFNLLDARGAISITERTGYIGRVRNLASRVARLYATQRKEMGYPLLNTMPTKD from the coding sequence ATGACCTTTCAGGAAGTAATCCTGCGTCTGCAGCAGTTTTGGTCGGATTACGGCTGTGTCATCGGGCAGCCGTTCGATGTCGAGGTGGGGGCTGGAACATTCAACCCGCACACGTTCTTCCGGGTCATCGGTCCCGAGCCATGGAAAGTGGCCTATGTCGAGCCCTCCAGGCGGCCCACTGACGGTCGTTACGGCGAGAATCCCAACCGGCTGCAGCATTACTATCAATTTCAGGTCATCCTGAAGCCCTCGCCCGATGATGTGCAGGATATCTACCTGGCGAGTCTGGCCGCCCTGGGCATCGACACGGCCGCGCACGACATCCGCTTCGTCGAAGACAACTGGGAGTCACCGACATTGGGAGCCTGGGGTCTTGGCTGGGAAGTCTGGCTCAACGGCATGGAGGTGACGCAGTTCACCTATTTCCAACAGACCGGCGGAATTGATCTGCACCCTGTGAGCGTAGAGATCACCTACGGCCTGGAGCGCCTCAGCATGTATCTCCAGGGCAAGGAGTCGGTCTACGACCTGGATTGGAACAAGACCGTAAAGTACGGCCAAGTCCACCACCAGAACGAGGTGGAGCAGTCCAAGTACAATTTCGAGTTCTCGGATGCCGGCATGCTGTTCGGATTATTCAGTTCTTATGAGGGCGAGTGTCTGCGCCTGTGTGAAGTGGGCCTGCCTTGGCCGGCTTACGACTACTGCCTCAAGTGCTCACACGCCTTCAACCTGCTTGACGCCCGTGGAGCCATATCCATCACCGAGCGCACGGGCTACATCGGCCGGGTGCGCAATCTGGCGTCCCGGGTCGCGCGCTTGTACGCCACCCAGCGCAAGGAAATGGGCTATCCGCTGTTGAACACGA
- a CDS encoding peptidylprolyl isomerase, with the protein MLRATRLLMALLASIIVTACSSDRSEPGVIAMVNGRPIHLNQLEYKYDIMYLDSTDDLNPTVNQLRTDYGTILSDLIIQELIIQELADRGLEVTDEELNKAEDSVRKDYPEGAFEEILVEEYIDISFWRKEFKARISIEKFLQQVLRPSIKIDYTEADSYYRSHLSDFYLPSRLKFLIITGPSRELVLKATQLFSKGEAAADIAAKLKEVEVRQLRMREDRLPASWLNALANLEPGEASSVLTEESKFHRLILVERSPAKVLDPTQAYPLVEQVLLDQKMRDAFNAWLARKLEVATITISKHLLEQVEDEQDDQPSQDEGEFMGEPLEADAEMPAEAPIVGEEQEYPDQMVPDQIPADEDDDLESIPVPAKNGS; encoded by the coding sequence ATGCTCAGAGCCACGCGCCTCTTGATGGCCCTTCTGGCTTCGATCATCGTCACGGCCTGTTCTTCGGACCGTAGCGAGCCAGGCGTCATCGCCATGGTCAACGGGCGTCCTATCCATCTCAATCAGTTGGAGTACAAGTATGACATCATGTACTTGGACTCCACCGATGACCTGAATCCGACGGTCAACCAGCTGCGTACTGATTACGGTACCATCCTGAGTGATCTGATTATTCAGGAGCTGATCATTCAGGAGTTGGCCGACCGGGGCCTGGAAGTGACCGATGAAGAGCTGAACAAGGCCGAAGATTCGGTGCGCAAGGATTATCCCGAGGGTGCTTTCGAGGAGATCCTGGTGGAGGAGTACATTGATATTTCCTTCTGGCGTAAGGAATTCAAGGCACGAATCTCCATCGAGAAATTCTTGCAGCAGGTGCTCCGGCCCTCCATCAAAATTGATTATACCGAGGCGGACTCCTATTACAGGAGTCACTTGTCGGACTTCTATCTGCCTTCGCGGCTCAAGTTCCTGATCATCACCGGGCCGAGCAGGGAACTCGTGCTCAAGGCCACGCAACTCTTCTCTAAGGGCGAGGCTGCGGCCGACATTGCCGCCAAGCTCAAGGAAGTTGAGGTCCGCCAACTACGGATGCGCGAAGACAGGCTGCCTGCCAGCTGGCTTAACGCCCTGGCCAACCTGGAGCCGGGCGAAGCTTCCAGCGTGCTTACCGAAGAATCCAAATTCCATCGTCTCATTCTTGTGGAGCGCAGCCCTGCCAAGGTTCTGGATCCCACGCAGGCCTATCCCTTAGTGGAGCAGGTCCTGCTGGACCAGAAGATGCGCGATGCCTTCAATGCTTGGTTGGCGCGCAAGCTTGAGGTCGCGACCATCACAATCAGCAAGCACTTGCTGGAGCAGGTCGAGGACGAGCAGGACGACCAGCCTTCCCAGGATGAGGGAGAATTCATGGGTGAGCCCCTCGAGGCTGATGCCGAGATGCCTGCGGAGGCGCCCATAGTAGGCGAGGAGCAGGAGTATCCAGATCAGATGGTGCCGGACCAGATACCAGCGGATGAGGACGATGATCTTGAATCCATACCTGTACCTGCAAAAAACGGCAGTTGA